The Microbacterium sp. Nx66 genome contains a region encoding:
- a CDS encoding nitroreductase family protein, which yields MELLDAIRRRKTTNGAFLPDPVSEEHQRILLEAAGRAPSQLNSQPWRFVVIENRDTIDEIARISGESMTEAMSNGTFFERYKPYFRFSQEEMEEKRSGMLFDKLPAPLRPFTSQVFTKRGQTLMNTFGVPKTLGAENRKLVAGSPLLLGVMLDRSEYRPGQLSSFYSVFSMGAAMENVWLTTVELGMGIQFISFPMEVPGRWDEIVRLLRVPDDLELMAVYRLGYLPPEQRRPAIDWSSSQRKLVSQYVFREDCDSPQQGWDAPPTRS from the coding sequence ATGGAACTCCTCGACGCCATCCGCCGCCGCAAGACCACGAACGGAGCGTTCCTCCCCGACCCGGTCTCCGAGGAGCACCAGCGCATCCTCCTGGAAGCCGCAGGTCGCGCACCGTCGCAGCTCAACAGTCAGCCGTGGCGCTTCGTCGTGATCGAGAACCGGGACACGATCGACGAGATCGCGCGCATCTCCGGCGAGAGCATGACCGAGGCGATGTCGAACGGCACGTTCTTCGAGCGGTACAAGCCCTACTTCCGCTTCAGCCAGGAGGAGATGGAGGAGAAGCGCAGCGGCATGCTGTTCGACAAGCTCCCCGCGCCGCTGCGCCCCTTCACGTCGCAGGTGTTCACGAAGCGCGGCCAGACGCTGATGAACACGTTCGGGGTGCCGAAGACGCTGGGCGCGGAGAACCGCAAGCTCGTGGCCGGGTCGCCCCTCCTGCTCGGCGTCATGCTCGACCGCAGCGAGTACCGGCCGGGGCAGCTGTCGTCGTTCTACTCCGTGTTCAGCATGGGCGCGGCCATGGAGAACGTCTGGCTGACCACGGTCGAGCTGGGCATGGGCATCCAGTTCATCTCGTTCCCGATGGAGGTGCCGGGGCGCTGGGACGAGATCGTGCGGCTGCTGCGGGTGCCCGACGACCTGGAGCTCATGGCCGTCTACCGGCTGGGCTACCTGCCGCCGGAGCAGCGCCGCCCGGCGATCGACTGGTCCAGCAGCCAGCGCAAGCTCGTGTCGCAGTACGTGTTCCGTGAGGACTGCGACAGCCCGCAGCAGGGTTGGGACGCCCCGCCGACCCGGTCCTGA
- a CDS encoding FAD-dependent oxidoreductase yields MKPLWKVDQDAPHGTPFDPGAQHDVLIVGAGLTGLSTAVLLTRAGLDVVVVDAGDVAELSTGGNTGKLSLLQGQQLATIRRHHPAALVQAYVDANRAGMEWLTGFADSAGLSYTERTDHTYAQGPEGHESVRAQHAAAREAGLPTRLLTAGELSTPFPVAGAVALDSQVTIDPVAVADALAKEFLAGGGTLHTDVRVTGAHALPEPRVETTAGPMFAEHIVLATGTPILDRGLYFSKVAGMRSYCVSFRVSGGVPEGTFISADSPTRSIRPVSAADGPAATAQLVVGGNGHPVGRSDGETAAIDDLVAWTRLHFPDAEETHRWSAQDYQSHNLIPFVGALPRGLGRIRIATGYAKWGLSNAPAAALRLTEEIIGTKRSERPSWMLRLGTRLTVPADLARGAVEGAKVAAAATKGWVEAETTPVPVPQPAEGEGVVANRGGRPVAISTVDGVTRAVSAVCPHLGGVLDWNDAECTWDCPLHASRFAADGTRIEGPALKDLEQMPRTAGGS; encoded by the coding sequence ATGAAGCCACTCTGGAAGGTCGACCAGGACGCACCCCACGGCACTCCCTTCGATCCCGGCGCGCAGCACGACGTGCTCATCGTGGGGGCAGGCCTCACGGGACTCTCGACCGCGGTGCTCCTGACCCGCGCCGGACTCGACGTCGTCGTCGTCGATGCAGGCGATGTGGCGGAGCTGTCGACGGGCGGCAACACGGGCAAGCTCTCCCTCCTCCAGGGGCAGCAGCTCGCCACGATCCGCAGGCACCATCCGGCCGCGCTCGTCCAGGCGTACGTCGACGCCAACCGTGCCGGCATGGAGTGGCTCACGGGTTTCGCGGACAGCGCCGGCCTCAGCTACACCGAGCGCACCGACCACACCTACGCCCAGGGTCCTGAGGGGCACGAATCGGTGCGGGCCCAGCACGCCGCCGCACGGGAGGCGGGACTGCCGACGCGTCTGCTCACCGCGGGCGAGCTGTCGACGCCGTTCCCCGTCGCGGGCGCGGTCGCACTGGATTCCCAGGTGACGATCGACCCGGTCGCGGTGGCCGACGCGCTCGCGAAGGAGTTCCTCGCGGGCGGTGGCACGCTGCACACCGACGTCCGCGTGACCGGGGCGCATGCCCTCCCGGAGCCTCGGGTCGAGACCACGGCCGGCCCGATGTTCGCCGAGCACATCGTCCTCGCGACGGGGACCCCGATCCTCGACCGCGGTCTGTACTTCTCCAAGGTCGCCGGGATGCGGTCGTACTGCGTCTCGTTCCGGGTCTCCGGCGGGGTGCCGGAGGGGACGTTCATCTCCGCCGACAGCCCCACGCGGTCGATCCGCCCGGTCTCGGCTGCCGACGGTCCGGCGGCCACGGCACAGCTCGTCGTCGGCGGCAACGGGCATCCGGTCGGCCGCTCCGACGGCGAGACCGCCGCGATCGACGATCTCGTCGCCTGGACGCGGCTGCACTTCCCGGACGCGGAGGAGACGCACCGCTGGTCCGCGCAGGACTACCAGTCGCACAACCTCATCCCCTTCGTCGGTGCTCTGCCGCGCGGCCTCGGTCGCATCCGCATCGCCACCGGGTACGCGAAGTGGGGGCTGTCGAACGCGCCCGCCGCAGCCCTGCGGCTCACCGAGGAGATCATCGGGACGAAGCGCAGCGAGCGTCCGTCCTGGATGCTGCGCCTCGGCACCCGTCTGACCGTCCCCGCCGACCTCGCGCGCGGCGCCGTCGAGGGAGCGAAGGTGGCCGCCGCGGCCACGAAGGGCTGGGTCGAGGCCGAGACCACGCCGGTCCCGGTGCCGCAGCCCGCGGAGGGCGAGGGCGTGGTGGCGAACCGCGGCGGCCGCCCGGTCGCCATCTCCACCGTCGACGGCGTGACCCGTGCGGTCAGCGCGGTGTGCCCGCACCTCGGCGGCGTCCTCGACTGGAACGACGCCGAGTGCACATGGGACTGCCCGCTGCACGCGTCGCGGTTCGCCGCGGACGGCACCCGCATCGAGGGGCCTGCTCTGAAGGACCTCGAGCAGATGCCGCGGACGGCCGGCGGCTCCTGA
- a CDS encoding FluC/FEX family fluoride channel, producing the protein MSLRRVLLVALGGTLGTAARLGLGLLLPDLGGFPLAVLLANVLGALLIGVVAARLPASAELRLLLGTGVLGGFTTYSAFMTGTLALWASAPLLAAAYAAVSLALGLLAASAGLRLGRPRRGGAT; encoded by the coding sequence GTGAGTCTCCGTCGTGTCCTGCTCGTCGCGCTCGGCGGCACGCTGGGGACGGCGGCGCGTCTGGGCCTCGGGCTCCTCCTCCCCGACCTCGGCGGGTTCCCCCTCGCGGTGCTACTGGCCAACGTGCTGGGCGCCCTGCTCATCGGCGTCGTGGCGGCGCGGCTCCCGGCCTCAGCGGAGCTGCGGCTGCTCCTGGGCACCGGGGTCCTCGGGGGGTTCACGACCTACAGCGCCTTCATGACCGGGACGCTGGCCCTGTGGGCGTCGGCACCGCTCCTCGCCGCCGCGTATGCCGCGGTCAGCCTCGCCCTCGGCCTCCTCGCGGCGTCCGCGGGGCTCCGGCTGGGGCGCCCGCGCCGGGGAGGGGCGACGTGA
- a CDS encoding fluoride efflux transporter FluC, with the protein MSPLLFLAAALAGGVGAVLRYLLDLGVARLVGRRFPWGILAVNLTGSFALGLVTTALPGAAFVLGAGLLGGYTTFSTAMLDAVALWRDGERGAAVFDAFGMLLLGLLAAGLGLALGSAL; encoded by the coding sequence GTGAGTCCACTGCTGTTCCTCGCCGCGGCGCTCGCCGGGGGCGTCGGCGCCGTCCTGCGCTATCTCCTCGACCTCGGTGTCGCCCGGCTCGTCGGCCGGCGGTTCCCGTGGGGGATCCTGGCCGTCAACCTCACCGGCTCCTTCGCGCTGGGGCTCGTGACGACGGCGCTGCCGGGGGCGGCGTTCGTGCTCGGCGCGGGCCTGCTCGGGGGCTACACGACCTTCAGCACCGCGATGCTCGATGCGGTCGCGCTGTGGCGGGACGGTGAGCGCGGCGCCGCGGTGTTCGACGCGTTCGGCATGCTCCTGCTCGGTCTCCTCGCCGCGGGGCTGGGGCTGGCGCTGGGATCCGCGCTCTAG
- a CDS encoding ABC transporter substrate-binding protein, translated as MPRTSRRALGALAASAAAVLALSACSSSATGESSGGEITLSYAIWDENQKPAMEDIAAAYTEEHPNVTIEIQVTPYKEYFTKLQTAVTGGSAADVFWMNGPNFQLYASNGQLAPLDDVDASDYPQGLVDLYTYDDALYGAPKDFDTVALWYNKTLFDAAGVEYPSAGWTWDDFTTAAAKLTDPASGRFGVAASQYGQENFYNSIAQAGGEVISADGTESGYGSPEALEGVELWTDLIADGSSPTAQQMTDTNPEDFFLSGKVAMFQNGSWAAIAYADNADIGDSVDVAPLPAGPEGNQSVIHGVGNVANAKSAHVEEAKDFAAFASGEQAAKIQAETGTVIPAFNGTQQAWVDALPQYDLQVYIDALETAVPYPVSKNTSAWTSIESEVLSQVWSGAVSPKEGLQDLAAQMQTALDAEQE; from the coding sequence ATGCCCCGCACCTCCCGCCGCGCCCTGGGCGCTCTCGCCGCCTCCGCGGCCGCCGTCCTGGCGCTCTCCGCCTGCTCCTCCTCCGCGACCGGGGAGTCCTCGGGCGGCGAGATCACCCTCAGCTACGCGATCTGGGACGAGAACCAGAAGCCCGCGATGGAGGACATCGCTGCCGCCTATACCGAGGAGCACCCGAACGTCACGATCGAGATCCAGGTCACGCCCTACAAGGAGTACTTCACCAAGCTCCAGACCGCGGTGACGGGAGGGTCGGCCGCCGACGTGTTCTGGATGAACGGGCCGAACTTCCAGCTCTACGCCTCGAACGGCCAGCTCGCGCCGCTCGACGACGTGGACGCCTCCGACTACCCCCAGGGCCTCGTCGACCTCTACACCTACGACGACGCGCTCTACGGCGCCCCCAAGGACTTCGACACCGTCGCGCTCTGGTACAACAAGACGCTGTTCGACGCCGCCGGAGTGGAGTACCCCAGCGCCGGCTGGACCTGGGACGACTTCACCACCGCGGCCGCGAAGCTGACCGACCCCGCGAGCGGCCGGTTCGGCGTCGCCGCGAGCCAGTACGGCCAGGAGAACTTCTACAACTCGATCGCACAGGCCGGCGGCGAGGTCATCTCCGCGGACGGCACTGAGAGCGGCTACGGCTCGCCCGAGGCTCTCGAGGGCGTCGAGCTGTGGACCGACCTCATCGCTGACGGCTCCTCGCCCACGGCGCAGCAGATGACGGACACGAACCCGGAGGACTTCTTCCTGTCGGGCAAGGTCGCCATGTTCCAGAACGGCTCCTGGGCCGCCATCGCCTACGCGGACAACGCCGACATCGGCGACAGCGTCGACGTGGCTCCGTTGCCCGCAGGCCCGGAGGGCAATCAGAGCGTGATCCACGGCGTCGGGAACGTCGCGAACGCCAAGAGCGCGCACGTGGAGGAGGCGAAGGACTTCGCCGCCTTCGCGAGCGGCGAGCAGGCGGCGAAGATCCAGGCCGAGACCGGGACCGTGATCCCGGCGTTCAACGGCACGCAGCAGGCCTGGGTGGATGCGCTCCCGCAGTACGACCTGCAGGTCTACATCGACGCGCTGGAGACGGCCGTCCCGTACCCGGTGTCGAAGAACACCTCCGCGTGGACGAGCATCGAGAGCGAGGTGCTGTCCCAGGTCTGGTCCGGAGCGGTCTCCCCGAAGGAAGGCCTGCAGGATCTCGCCGCGCAGATGCAGACCGCGCTGGACGCCGAGCAGGAGTGA
- a CDS encoding carbohydrate ABC transporter permease, with protein MTVLAPRAVAPAAGRAPEAPSSGVRRRRRTPGASPWWALVFLGPTALGLAVFYLWPTVRTLIISFTKSGPFGGSEWIGFENYVRLFQDPELLGALRNTAVYTVIALIGIPLAVGIAALLNTTGLTGRSAYRTLYFIPVVTMPAAIALVWRMIYNGDYGVLNAALGTVGIDGRSWLTDPNTALIAIAVVGIWAGLGTNIVIFLAGLQGIPDTIMEAADLDGAGPVRKFFSITIPLLSPSIFFVSVISVIGALQVFDLIYMMLGRSNPAMPNTRTVVYLFYEAGFLDNDRGYAAAVAFLLLLIILVLTIVQFRLQKKWVHYE; from the coding sequence ATGACCGTCCTCGCGCCTCGCGCGGTCGCCCCCGCCGCCGGGCGGGCACCGGAGGCCCCGTCCTCCGGTGTCCGGCGGCGGCGCCGGACACCCGGTGCCTCGCCGTGGTGGGCCCTCGTCTTCCTCGGGCCCACCGCCCTGGGGCTGGCCGTGTTCTACCTGTGGCCGACCGTGCGCACGCTCATCATCTCCTTCACGAAGTCCGGCCCGTTCGGCGGCTCCGAGTGGATCGGGTTCGAGAACTACGTGCGGCTGTTCCAGGACCCGGAGCTCCTCGGCGCTCTGCGCAACACCGCGGTCTACACGGTGATCGCGCTGATCGGCATCCCCCTCGCGGTCGGGATCGCCGCGCTGCTGAACACCACCGGCCTCACGGGCCGCAGCGCCTACCGCACCCTCTACTTCATCCCCGTCGTCACCATGCCCGCGGCGATCGCCCTCGTCTGGCGCATGATCTACAACGGCGACTACGGCGTCCTGAACGCCGCCCTCGGCACGGTGGGCATCGACGGGCGGAGCTGGCTGACCGACCCGAACACCGCGTTGATCGCGATCGCCGTCGTCGGCATCTGGGCGGGACTGGGGACCAACATCGTCATCTTCCTCGCCGGACTCCAGGGCATCCCGGACACGATCATGGAGGCGGCCGACCTCGACGGGGCGGGCCCCGTGCGGAAGTTCTTCTCCATCACGATCCCGCTGCTGTCGCCGTCGATCTTCTTCGTCAGCGTCATCAGCGTCATCGGGGCTCTGCAGGTGTTCGACCTCATCTACATGATGCTCGGCCGCAGCAACCCCGCGATGCCGAACACCCGCACGGTCGTCTACCTGTTCTACGAAGCGGGTTTCCTCGACAACGACCGCGGGTACGCCGCCGCCGTCGCCTTCCTCCTGCTGCTGATCATCCTCGTGCTGACGATCGTGCAGTTCCGGCTGCAGAAGAAGTGGGTGCACTATGAGTGA
- a CDS encoding carbohydrate ABC transporter permease — translation MSDVSLDTRAVVGAAPALSRTAGTPRNRGLWIVHVVLIAGAALMVFPFVWQLLTSFKTLSDSVQVPPSFLPREWVFTNFAEVFDSMPFGQMFLNSVLLTVGRTVGQVALCTMAGYAFARIAFPGRNALFVVFLSVLMVPSQLYLLPQYEIIQALGWLNTLQALIVPGIFSAFGTFLMRQFFLSMPAELEEAARIDGANPWQTFWRIMVPLAKPGIIALVVFTVLWSWNDLLWPLIVTTDPAKMPLSVGLSQLVGIHGTDYPVLMAGALLATLPMLVTFMILQRQFIQGIAFSGTKG, via the coding sequence ATGAGTGACGTCTCCCTCGACACCCGCGCGGTCGTCGGCGCCGCCCCCGCACTATCGCGGACGGCCGGCACGCCCCGGAACCGCGGACTGTGGATCGTGCACGTCGTGCTCATCGCCGGCGCCGCACTCATGGTGTTCCCGTTCGTCTGGCAGCTGCTGACCTCGTTCAAGACGCTGTCCGACTCGGTGCAGGTGCCGCCGTCGTTCCTCCCGCGCGAATGGGTGTTCACGAACTTCGCCGAGGTCTTCGACTCGATGCCGTTCGGCCAGATGTTCCTGAACTCCGTGCTCCTCACCGTCGGCCGCACGGTCGGGCAGGTCGCCCTGTGCACCATGGCGGGCTACGCGTTCGCGCGCATCGCCTTCCCCGGCCGGAACGCCCTGTTCGTCGTGTTCCTCTCGGTGCTCATGGTGCCCTCGCAGCTCTACCTGCTGCCGCAGTACGAGATCATCCAGGCGCTCGGCTGGCTGAACACGTTGCAGGCGCTCATCGTGCCCGGCATCTTCAGCGCCTTCGGGACCTTCCTGATGCGCCAGTTCTTCCTCTCGATGCCGGCCGAGCTGGAGGAGGCGGCGCGGATCGACGGGGCGAATCCGTGGCAGACCTTCTGGCGGATCATGGTTCCACTGGCGAAGCCTGGCATCATCGCACTTGTGGTGTTCACCGTGCTGTGGTCCTGGAACGATCTGCTGTGGCCGCTGATCGTGACGACCGACCCGGCGAAGATGCCGCTGTCTGTCGGACTCTCGCAGCTCGTCGGCATCCACGGCACCGATTACCCGGTGCTCATGGCCGGCGCCCTGCTGGCGACCCTGCCCATGCTGGTGACGTTCATGATCCTGCAGCGGCAGTTCATCCAGGGCATCGCGTTCAGCGGGACGAAGGGATGA
- a CDS encoding LacI family DNA-binding transcriptional regulator: MAQREHAPSRRPTLRMVAERAGVSTATVSYVFSGRAGASGAGVAEATAARVLAAADELNYRPNTAARAIRTGRSGMVQLSLHMLSDPWSLAVADAVNAEANKHGLTTLILADGDWHAALDRVESDVAYLDGVGLDEEDARRLGDLVKRGQRLVVFSEHLEPDGFDVIRSDAIPGCELAMDHLLERHAAIGCIAAEGAVRLAATQVTRYTPYVEKLAAAGISPDPAWTVTYAETQASAFTAAIELLSQENRPDAVYATTDFAAIAAINAAHMLGLRVPHDVAVVGVGNTPDARLIAPTLTTVGPTDFYERQARIIVEKALESDPSPGALHEFPWALVPGGSTDLDAPAARGR, from the coding sequence ATGGCACAGCGTGAGCACGCCCCCAGCCGCCGACCGACGCTGCGGATGGTGGCCGAACGTGCCGGGGTGTCGACCGCGACCGTGTCGTACGTCTTCTCCGGCCGCGCCGGTGCCAGCGGGGCCGGCGTGGCCGAAGCGACCGCGGCCAGGGTGCTCGCGGCCGCGGACGAGCTCAACTACCGTCCGAACACGGCGGCCAGGGCGATCCGCACCGGTCGCAGCGGCATGGTGCAGCTCTCCCTCCACATGCTGAGCGATCCGTGGTCGCTGGCGGTGGCCGACGCCGTGAACGCCGAGGCGAACAAGCACGGGCTCACGACGCTGATCCTCGCCGACGGCGACTGGCACGCGGCGCTCGACCGCGTCGAGAGCGACGTGGCATACCTCGACGGCGTCGGGCTGGACGAGGAGGACGCCCGACGGCTGGGCGACCTCGTCAAGCGCGGCCAGCGGCTCGTGGTGTTCTCGGAGCATCTGGAGCCGGACGGGTTCGACGTCATCCGCTCGGACGCGATCCCGGGGTGCGAGCTCGCGATGGACCACCTGCTGGAGCGGCACGCGGCCATCGGCTGCATCGCCGCGGAGGGCGCCGTCCGCCTCGCGGCCACGCAGGTCACGCGGTACACGCCGTATGTCGAGAAGCTCGCGGCGGCCGGCATCTCCCCGGACCCGGCATGGACCGTGACCTATGCCGAGACGCAGGCCAGCGCCTTCACCGCCGCGATCGAGCTGCTGTCGCAGGAGAACCGCCCGGACGCCGTGTACGCGACGACCGACTTCGCCGCGATCGCCGCGATCAACGCCGCCCACATGCTCGGGCTCCGCGTGCCTCACGACGTCGCGGTGGTCGGCGTCGGGAACACCCCGGACGCCCGGCTCATCGCCCCCACCCTCACCACCGTCGGCCCGACGGACTTCTACGAGCGGCAGGCGCGGATCATCGTCGAGAAGGCGCTCGAGAGCGACCCCTCACCCGGTGCGCTGCACGAGTTCCCCTGGGCCCTCGTCCCCGGCGGCTCGACCGATCTCGACGCCCCGGCAGCCCGCGGCCGCTGA
- a CDS encoding Gfo/Idh/MocA family protein, giving the protein MDLHIGIIGFGARSTLQEEVHRPGHGSRITAVCDLAPRAREDARALVPDALITDSLDELLASGVDAVMVLTPDDTHAALTIRALEAGVPVFCEKPLAIDLADADRMLETARRTGTRLYIGHNMRHMPVITLMRGLIQAGRIGQVKAVWVRHFVGHGGDFYFKDWHADRSRTTGLLLQKGAHDLDIIHWLAGAYTEQVAAMGGLSVYGDITDRRDRTGERMPDWFSMDNWPPTALTGLHPVVDVEDISMVNLRLEGGIFASYQQCHFTPDYWRNYTVIGTEGRIENFGDVAGSEVKLWNRRHAGAADADEVFVVPEVPDAGHDGADALLVAEFLRFVRHGGLTATSPVAAREAVAAGILATASLRGDGSAIAVPPLDPDLVAYFERGQTPSSAPSSSAA; this is encoded by the coding sequence TTGGACCTCCACATCGGCATCATCGGCTTCGGCGCGCGCTCCACCCTTCAGGAGGAGGTGCATCGGCCGGGCCACGGCTCCCGCATCACCGCCGTCTGCGACCTCGCCCCGCGTGCCCGCGAGGACGCCAGGGCGCTCGTCCCCGACGCCCTCATCACCGACTCCCTCGACGAGCTGCTCGCGTCCGGGGTCGACGCGGTCATGGTGCTGACGCCGGATGACACGCACGCCGCGCTGACCATCCGGGCGCTGGAGGCCGGGGTGCCCGTCTTCTGCGAGAAGCCCCTCGCGATCGACCTCGCCGATGCCGACCGCATGCTGGAGACGGCGCGACGGACCGGGACCCGCCTCTACATCGGCCACAACATGCGGCACATGCCCGTGATCACGCTCATGCGCGGGCTCATCCAGGCCGGGCGCATCGGGCAGGTGAAGGCCGTGTGGGTGCGGCACTTCGTGGGGCACGGCGGCGACTTCTACTTCAAGGACTGGCACGCCGACCGGAGCCGCACCACCGGACTCCTCCTGCAGAAGGGAGCGCACGACCTCGACATCATCCACTGGCTGGCGGGGGCGTACACCGAGCAGGTGGCGGCGATGGGCGGCCTCAGCGTCTACGGCGACATCACCGACCGGCGGGACCGCACGGGGGAGCGGATGCCCGACTGGTTCAGCATGGACAACTGGCCGCCGACCGCGCTCACCGGACTCCACCCCGTGGTCGACGTCGAGGACATCTCGATGGTGAACCTTCGGCTCGAGGGCGGGATCTTCGCCTCGTACCAGCAGTGCCACTTCACCCCGGACTACTGGCGGAACTACACCGTGATCGGCACCGAGGGGCGCATCGAGAACTTCGGCGACGTGGCCGGCAGCGAGGTGAAGCTGTGGAACCGTCGGCATGCCGGGGCGGCCGACGCGGACGAGGTGTTCGTCGTGCCCGAGGTGCCCGACGCCGGACACGATGGAGCCGACGCGCTGCTCGTGGCCGAGTTCCTCCGGTTCGTGCGGCACGGGGGTCTCACGGCGACCTCTCCCGTCGCGGCGCGCGAGGCCGTGGCCGCCGGCATCCTCGCCACCGCGTCCCTCCGGGGTGACGGCTCCGCGATCGCCGTCCCCCCGCTCGACCCCGATCTCGTCGCCTACTTCGAGCGCGGCCAGACCCCCTCCTCCGCCCCGTCTTCCTCCGCCGCCTGA
- a CDS encoding TetR/AcrR family transcriptional regulator, with the protein MVESARRRRDPEARRREIVTATAELIVEVGADAITHRMVAARAGVPLGATTQYFDTLDDLRTAAFRALADEIECRLDGVRQTLAERGAGADVIAALVYDSIHDGHAVQADRAVVTAAVHDPRLRQLARHLSDRLVDLLEPTYGADRARAAMIFIDGVMWSTQIRDVELEQSFLESALARILGVPLSLPSAATATP; encoded by the coding sequence ATGGTGGAGAGCGCGCGTCGGCGGCGTGACCCCGAAGCGCGTCGTCGGGAGATCGTCACCGCGACGGCCGAGCTGATCGTCGAGGTCGGGGCCGACGCCATCACGCATCGGATGGTGGCCGCCAGAGCCGGAGTGCCGCTCGGGGCGACCACCCAGTACTTCGACACCCTCGACGACCTGCGCACCGCCGCCTTCCGAGCGCTCGCGGACGAGATCGAATGCCGACTCGACGGAGTGCGGCAGACCCTCGCCGAACGGGGAGCCGGGGCCGACGTCATCGCGGCGCTCGTGTACGACAGCATCCACGACGGCCACGCGGTGCAGGCGGATCGAGCCGTGGTCACGGCAGCCGTGCACGATCCGCGTCTGCGCCAGCTCGCGCGCCACCTGTCCGACCGCCTCGTCGACCTCCTGGAGCCGACCTATGGCGCCGACCGGGCCCGAGCGGCGATGATCTTCATCGACGGCGTCATGTGGAGCACGCAGATCCGCGACGTCGAACTCGAACAGTCCTTCCTCGAATCCGCACTGGCGCGGATCCTCGGAGTACCCCTCTCCCTCCCATCCGCAGCGACCGCCACCCCCTGA